DNA from Aquaspirillum sp. LM1:
CCGTGCAAACCGTGCTGGGCCCAACCGAAGTCAAGGACAGGCTGGACTACCGCAGCAACTCGAAAACCGTGCAGCTGCGCCAGTCGGTGTTCAACCTGGCCAATGTGTCCAACTTCCGCCAGGGCCGCGCCCGCGCTGCCTACAGCAGTGAAGTGTTCCGCGCCAAACAGCAGGACCTGGCCATGCGCCTGTCCAGCGCCTACTTTCAGGCACTGCTGTCTCAGCACGGCATCGACCTGGCTGAAGCCAAGCTGCAGTCGATTGGCGAGCGGCTGAAAACCGCCGAAATCCAGTACAAGTCGGGCGACGGCACGGTGACCGACGTGGATGAAGCACGTGCCCGTCGTGACCTGGCCAGCGCCCAGTTGATCGAGGCGCGCAACCAGCTGACCGTGGCGATTCGTTCGCTGCAGGAGCTGGTGGGCGAGCGCCCGGTCAGCCTGGCCACGCTGAAAGCCGACTTTGCCCAGCAACTGCGTCCGGAGCCGGATACGCTGGATGCCTGGCTGGACCGCGCGCTGGAAACCAGCGCCGACATCGCCGCACAGCGCCGGGCACTGGAAGTGGCGGAGCGCGAAGTGGACAAGAACCGCGCCGGTCATTTGCCAACGGTGGATTTTGTGGCCTCGTACAACCGTTCGCTGTCCGATAGCGTGACCAGCATCAACCAGGAATATCGCACTCGTCAGGTGGGGATTCAGGTCAACATCCCGATTTTTTCCGGCGGCTACACCAATGCGCTGACCACCCAGGCAGTGGCCAATCGCGAACGGGTGCGCAGCGAGCTGGAAGCCACCGTGAACAAGACCCATATCGAAGTCACCAAGCAGTATTCCGGGGTGATCTCGGGACTGGCCAAGGTGCAGGCGCTGGAACTGGCGGTCAAATCCAGCGAACGGGCGCTGGAATCGACCAAAATGGGCTTTACTGCCGGCATGCGCACCAATGTGGACATTCTCAACGCAGAAGAACAGGTGTACACCTCCCGGCGCGACCTGGCCGAGGCCAAGTATCTGTACCTGCTCAGCCGCCTGCGGCTGAAAACCGCCGCCGGCATGCTGTCTGAAGTGGACATGGGGGAAATCGACAGCTATTTTGGCGTAGAGAAACCCTTGCGCGATCCCAAGCTGGTGCAAAAACGCCGTAATAACGTATCGTAACGGCCTGCAGCATTTTTCTGCTGACCACGGACGCCCAGCAGGGCGTCCGTCGTTTTATCCACCATAAGGGAAACCGGCCATGCATGTGATTGATACCCCCCTGCACGGGGTGAAACTGATTGAACCCCGCGTGTTTGGTGACGAGCGGGGATTTTTTTACGAAAGCTACAACGCCCGCGCCTTTGCCGAAGCCATCGGCCACAGCGTGACCTTTGTGCAGGACAACCACTCGCGCTCCGGCAGCAATGTGCTGCGCGGCCTGCACTACCAGATCCAGCACGCGCAGGGCAAGCTGGTGCGGGTGGCGCACGGTGAAGTGTTTGACGTGGCAGTGGATTTGCGCGCCGGCTCGCCCAGCTTTGGCCAGTGGACCGGCCAGTATCTGTCGGCGGCCAACAAGCGGCAGATGTGGGTGCCGGCAGGCTTTGCCCATGGTTTCCTGGTAGTCAGTGAATTTGCCGAACTGCTGTACAAAACCACCGACTTCTATATGCCGGAACACGAACGCTGCATTGCCTGGGACGACCCCACGCTGAACATTCAGTGGCCGCTGCCAGAAGGCATTGCCCCGATTGTGTCGGCCAAGGACCGCATCGGGCTGGCACTGGCCGATGCCGAGGTGTTTGCATGAAAAAACCGATTTTGCTGACCGGCCATCGCGGCCAGCTGGGCCATGAACTGCTGCGCAGCCTGTCGGTGCTTGGGCCGGTACTCACCGCCGAACGCAGCCAGCTGGACCTGACCAACCCGGACAGCATGACCCGCTGGATACGCGAGCACCGCCCCGGCCTGATTATCAACGCCGCCGCCTACACCGCAGTGGACAAGGCCGAAACCGACGTGGAACTGGCCTGGGCGGTGAATGCCCGCGCGCCGCGCATTCTGGCCGAAGAAGCCGCCCGGCTGGGGGCTGGCCTAGTGCACTACTCCACGGATTATGTGTTTGCCGGCGACGCCAGCGCGCCCTACCGTGAGGCCGACCCCACCGCGCCGTTGAACGTCTACGGCACCAGCAAGCTGGCGGGCGAACAGGCGATTGCCGCCATTGGCGCGCCACATCTGATCTTGCGCACCAGCTGGGTGTACGGCCATCACGGCCAGAATTTTGTTCGCACCATCCTGCGCCTGGCCGCCGAGTGCACCACCTTGCGCGTGGTCAACGACCAAGTGGGGGCACCCACCAGCAGCCGTTTTCTGGCCGATTGCACCCTGGCGCTGCTCAATCAGGACTGGCGCGCCCAGGGCGGGCTATACCATCTCACCCCCAGCGGCCACACCAGCTGGCATGGGTTTGCCTGCGCAATTGTCGATGCCGCCCGCCAGCGCGGCCAGCCTTTGTTGCTCAGTGCAGACGCGATTGAAGCCATTCCCAGCACCGACTACCCCACCCCGGCCCGCCGCCCGGCCAACTCCCGGCTGGACACCCAGGCGATTCAGCAAGCGTTTGGCCTGCACCTGCCAGACTGGCACACGGTGTTTGCCCGGCATATGGCGTATTGAGCGCAGGGGAGACGCCCATGCCCCGGCGCGTGATGGCCTGGCCACCTCTGGCATCGCCCCTGGCCGTGGGCACATCCTCCCAACGGGGTGTCCCCCAATACCAAACCCGACGCCCCGGCTTTTCGCACCGTTGCCCGGAAAGTTGCCGCAGGGCAGTCGCGCGCCCCCCCTGACAATCCCACTGTCTTGGCGGTTCATCGCTTCTGGCGGTGTGCTACGTCCTGCGTTTTTGGCCCGAGGCATGGCAAACAAGCACAGCAGCATCTTGAGCCCCTCCATCCGCCACGCTACACTCCAGTGATGGCACATCTCCACGACAGCGGTTATAAATACCTGTTTTCCCACGCCGAACTGGTGCAGGAACTGCTGGAAGCTTTTGCCCCGCCGGGTGTGTCCGCTTTGTTGGACTACACCACGCTCCGGCTGGAAAACGGCAACTACGTCACCCCAGCGATGAAGCCGCGTGCGGATGATCTTGTCTGGTCGGTGGAGTTGCAGGGACGGCGGATTTATTTGTATTTGCTGCTGGAGTTTCAATCCACCCCAGACGACACCATGCCGGCGCGCATGCTGCAATATGTGGCCGCACTTTACGACCACCTGCTGCGCAGCAAGGCGGTCAATACCGCCGAAGGGCTGCCCCCGGTATTGCCCATCGTGCTGTACAACGGCGACGCCCGCTGGCGGCAAAGCAGCGAACTCTACGATCTGATTCGCGTCCATCCGCAAGTGCTCAAAGCCTTTCAGCCCCGGCTGAAATTCTGGCTGCTGGACGAAGGGGCATTCCCCGCTGCCGAGCTGGAAGACATGCAGCGCGTGGTAGCGGCCATCTTTCGCTTCGAGCACACGCCAGATAGCGCAGCGGCCAAGCAAGCCATCCGTTGTCTTGCCCAAGCGATTGCTCACTCCCCGTTCAAGCAACGCATCGACCGGGTGGTGACGCGCTGGATAAAACACCGGCTGCAGCGCAAAATGCCCGGACTGGCCGTGCCCGATGCCGAAGAATTGACGAAAGGGATGGAAATGCTGGAAACCAATATTGACCGCTGGGAAGCGCAGGCGATTGCCAAGGGGATGGAGCAGGGTATTCTTCAGGGGATGCAGCAAGGCATTCAGCAGGGCATGCAGCAGGGTGAAGCCTTGTTGCTGCAACGTCAGCTGACCCGCCGTTTCGGCGCGCTGTCGGCCACACAGCTGGCCAGCATTGCCGCCGCCACGCCCGCCCAGCTGGAAACCTGGGGTGATCGCGTGCTGGAAGCCAAGTCGCTGGATGAGGTATTTGGCGACACCCGGCACTGAGCGTGGATTTCCCGTTGCGCTCGGGGGCGAATTGCTGCGGCCATGCCAAAGCAGCGCCCCTCCGATGGTCTTCATGCCCCCGCAATGGCTGTTCACCAGCCCTTGATTATCTAGCTTCCCGCTTTTTTGGGCGCGGCATGCGGCAATCGGATGTGTGTCTCCATCCCGCGCAAGCGGCGGCATCAAGGTGCGTCGCTTGGTTGCGGCAACGTTGAATGAATACCGTGAGCCGCACTTCGGACTTGGGGGGTGTGAATTATGCGATTGCCCGGAAAGTTGCCGCCCATGGCCGCAATCGGCGATAATCACATGATTTTGTTACCGGCTTTGCCGGCCCTCACTTTGCACAAGAGGTTCGTATTTCATGGTCTCCCGCAGCGATCTTGCCAACGCCATCCGTGTCCTGTCCATGGATGCCGTGCAGAAAGCCAATTCCGGTCATCCGGGCATGCCCATGGGCATGGCTGATATTGCCGAATCCCTCTGGCGTCATCACCTGAAGCACAGCCCGGCCAACCCTGGCTGGTTTGACCGCGACCGCTTTGTGCTGTCCAACGGCCATGGCTCGATGCTGCTGTACAGCCTGCTGCACCTCTCCGGCTACGATCTGTCGATTGACGACCTGAAAGCCTTCCGTCAATGGCACAGCAAAACCCCTGGCCACCCGGAATACGGCTATGCGCCGGGCGTGGAAACCACCACCGGCCCGCTGGGTCAGGGCATCACCAACGCGGTGGGCATGGCGCTGGCGGAAAAAATCCTGGCGGATGAATTCAACCGCGACGGTCACGCCATTGTCGATCACCACACCTGGGTGTTCCTCGGCGATGGCTGTCTGATGGAAGGCATCTCGCACGAAGCCTGCTCGCTGGCCGGTACCTGGGGCCTGGGCAAGCTGATTGCCTTCTACGACGACAACGGCATTTCGATTGATGGCGACGTGGAAGGCTGGTTTACCGACGACACCGTCAAGCGCTTTGAAGCCTACGGCTGGCAAGTGATTCCGGCCATCGACGGCCATGATTTTGCCGCGCTGGACGCCGCCATCGCTAGCGCGAAGGCCGACACCACCCGCCCGACGCTGATCTGCTGCCGCACCAAAATCGGCAAGGGCGCGCCCAATAAAGAAGGCGGTCACGATGTGCACGGCGCGCCGCTGGGCGATGCCGAAATTGCCGCCACCCGCGCCCACCTGAACTGGCCCTACGCGCCGTTCGAGATTCCGGCTGACATTGCCAGCGCCTGGAATGCCCGTGAAGCGGGTACCGCGCGCGAAGCCGAGTGGGACAGCCGCTTTGCCGCCTATCGTGCCGCCTTCCCGGCTGAAGCCGCCGAGTTCGAGCGCCGCATGCGTGGCGAACTGCCGGCCAACTGGGCCGCACACGCGGCTGCCGCGATTGAAAAAATCAACGCCAAGGGCGAAACCATCGCCACCCGCAAGGCCTCGCAGAACGCCATTGAAGCGTTTGCCCCGGCACTGCCGGAGCTGTTGGGCGGCTCGGCTGACCTGGCCAGCTCCAACCTCACGCTGTGGAGCGGCTCCAAAGGCGTCAGCCGCGAGCATGGCGGCAACTATGTGTACTACGGCGTGCGCGAATTCGGCATGGCCGCCATCATGAACGGTGCCACCCTGCACGGCGGCTTCAAGCCCTACGGTGCCACCTTCCTGATGTTCAGCGAATACGCCCGCAATGCGCTGCGCATGGCGGCGCTGATGAAGATCAACCCGATTTTTGTCTTTACCCACGACTCGATCGGTCTGGGCGAAGACGGCCCGACCCACCAGCCGGTCGAGCAAATTGCCACCCTGCGTCTGATCCCGAACATGGACACCTGGCGTCCGGCTGACACGGTGGAATCCGCCGTGGCCTGGCAGGCCGCCATCGAACGTCAGGATGGCCCGTCCACGCTGATTTTCAGCCGGCAGAACCTGCCGTTTATTGCCCGCAGCGCCGGCCAGATTGCCGACATCCGCCGTGGCGGCTATGTGCTGAGCGACGCCGACCAGCCCCGTGCCGTGCTGATTGCCACCGGCTCGGAAGTGGAGCTGGCACTGAAGGCCCAGGCCCAGCTGGCGGCGGAAGGCATTGCCGTGCGCGTGGTGTCGATGCCGTCCACCAATGTATTCGACCGTCAGGACAAGGCCTATATTGCCTCGGTGCTGCCGGTTGGCGTGCCGCGCGTGGCGGTGGAAGCCGGTGTCACTGACATCTGGCGCAAATACGTTGGCCTGGAAGGTGCCGTGGTGGGCATTGACCACTTTGGCGAATCGGCCCCGGCGAAAAAGCTGTTTGAAGCCTTTGGCTTTACCGCCGACAACGTGGCACAGACCGTCAAGTCCGTGCTCTGATTCCCCCCATCCCCTGATGGCCCGCGCAGGACGCGGGCCACGCCATGATGATTCACAGGAGAAAAGTTTCATGTCCATTCGCATCGCCATCAACGGTTATGGCCGTATCGGTCGTCAAGTGCTGCGCGCCATCTACGAAAACAATCTGCGCAGCGAATTTGAAGTGGTGGCCGTCAATGCCTCCGGCGACCTGGCCACCAATGCCCACCTGACCCAGTTTGACACCGTGCATGGCCGCTTCAATGCCCAGATCAGCCATGACGACAAAAACCTGGTGGTCAATGGCGATGTGATTCCGTTCTTCTCCACCCGTAACCCGGCTGAGCTGCCGTGGGCCGCGCTGAAGGTAGACCTGGTGCTGGAATGCACCGGCGCGTTCACCAGCAAGGAAAAATGCCAGGCCCACATCACCGCTGGTGCCAAGAAAGTGCTGATTTCGGCACCGGGCGGCGATGACGTGGACGCCACCATCGTCTACGGCGTCAACCACAATGTGCTGACCGCCGACATGACCGTGGTGTCCAATGCCTCCTGCACCACCAACTGCCTGGCCCCGGTGGCCAAGGCGCTGAACGACGGCCTGGGCATCGTCAAGGGGCTGATGACCACCATCCACGCCTTCACCAACGACCAGGTGCTGACCGACGTGCGCCACAAGGACCTGCGTCGCGCCCGCAGCGCCACCCAGAACATGATCCCGACCAAGACCGGTGCCGCCAAGGCCGTTGGCCTGGTGCTGCCGGAAATGAACGGCAAGCTGGATGGCTTTGCCGTGCGCGTGCCGACCATCAATGTGTCGCTGGTTGACCTCACCTTCGAAGCCGCCCGCACCACCACCGTGGCCGAAGTCAACGCCATCGTCAAGGCCGCTGCCGAAGGCCCGATGAAGGGCGTGCTGGGCTATAACGTGCTGCCGCTGGTGTCGATGGACTTCAACCACACCCCGGAAGCCTCGCACTTTGACTCCACCCTGACCAAAGTCTCCAACGGCAATATGGTCAAGGTGCTGGCCTGGTACGACAACGAATGGGGCTTCTCCTGCCAGATGCTGAACACCGCCCGCGCGATGTTTGCCGCCTGACTGGCCTGAGGCGGTTGGGCCGCTGCCGCGCCCAACCCGGTTTTTTCTTCGCCGTTGCCAGGCCTGCCCGGCAACGGCGTTGCCACGGAATGCATGATGAAATTCAAGAAACTCACTGACCAAACCCTGGCCGGCCAGCGCGTGCTGATTCGCGTGGACATGAATGTGCCGGTGAAAAACGGCGTGATTGGCGACGACACCCGCATCCGCGCCTCGCTGGCCTCCATCCAGCATGCGCTGTACAACGGCGCAGCGGTGATCCTGATGACCCACCTGGGCCGCCCGACCGAAGGCGAACCCAAGCCGGAAGACAGCCTGGCCCCGGTGGCCGCCCGCCTGGGTGAGCTGCTGGGCAAAACCGTGCCGGTGGTGGCCGACTGGCAAGCCGGCCTGACGCTGAATGCCGGCGATGTGGTGATGCTGGAGAACGTGCGCCTGAACAAGGGCGAAAAGAAAAACAATCAGGACCTGGGCCGCGCCTACGCCAGCCTGTGCGATGTGTTTGTCAACGACGCCTTTGGCACCGCCCACCGCGCCGAAGCCTCCACCCACGCCGTGGCCCAGTTTGCCCCGCTGGCCTGCGCCGGCATTCTGCTGGCCGCCGAGCTGGAAGCGCTGGGCAAGGCGCTGGAAGCCCCCGCCCGCCCGCTGGTGGCCATCGTCGCCGGCTCCAAGGTATCGACCAAGCTGACCATTCTGGAATCCCTGGCTGACAAGGTGGACCAGCTGATTGTGGGTGGCGGCATTGCCAACACCTTCCTGCTGGCCGAAGGCAAGGCCATTGGCAAGAGCCTGGCCGAAGCCGAGCTGGTAGGCGAAGCACAAAAAGTCATGGCCAAGATCAAGGCCCATGGCGGCGTGGTGCCGCTGCCGATCGACGTGGTGGTGGCACCGGAGTTCTCGGAAAATGCCGACGACACCCTCAAGCCGGTCAGCGAAGTGACCAAAGAAGACATGATCCTCGACATTGGCCCGCAATCGGCGCAAGTGCTGGCCGATATCATTGCCAAGGCCGGCACCGTGGTGTGGAATGGCCCGGTGGGCGTGTTCGAATTTGACCAGTTTGCCAGCGGCACGCAAACCCTGGCCAAGGCGATTGCCGACAGCCCGGCTTTCTCGATTGCCGGCGGCGGCGACACCCTGGCGGCCATTGCCAAGTTCGGCGTAACCGATAAAATCAGCTATATCTCGACTGGCGGCGGCGCTTTTCTGGAGTTTCTCGAAGGCAAGGAGCTGCCGGCGGTGGCCATTCTGGCCGACCGCGCCTGATTGACCCCAGCGCGGGGGCATACGCCCCCGCCATCACTGAACTGACCCCAAGCAAGGAGCTGTTGATGATCCGTTTCGCCCGTTCCCTCGCGGTGGCTGTTGCCGCCGCTGCACTGAGCAGTGCCTGCGTCAATGTCAGCGTCAACCCAGGCCATATGGCGGCCCAGGTCAGCAGCAGCGCCAGCAAGGTCACCCCCATTGCCACCGAAGCCGAAATTGCCGCGCTGTTCGACCGCTGGAACGCCTCGCTGGCCACCGGCAACCCTGACGATGTAGCGGCCAATTATGCGGTGGACGCCATCCTGCTGCCGACCGTCTCCAACAAGGTGCGCCACAACCACGCAGAAATCCGCGATTACTTTGTCCATTTTCTGGAAAAGAAACCGCGTGGCGTCATCCTGGAGCGCAATATCCGCTTCCCGGCCAATCATGTTGCCATCGACTCCGGCACTTACGCTTTTGACACCACCAGTGGCCGGGTACCCGCCCGCTATACCTTTGTGTACCGCAAAACCGGCAAGGAATGGCTGATTGTCGAGCATCACTCGTCGGCCATGCCAGAAAAACCGGGCAGCAAAAGCCATTAATTGACCCCCTCCCACCCGGAAAGCTTGCATGACCTTATCCACCTGGCTGATCTACCTGGCCACCGTGCTGGTGGTATCCGCCACCCCCGGCCCAAACATGCTGCTGGCGATGACCCACGGCATCCGCTACGGCCTGCGTCGCACCCTACCCACCCTGCTGGGCCTGTTGTTGGCGCTGGCGCTGATCATGACCGCGTCAGCCGCCGGCCTGGGCGCACTGCTGGCCACCTCGGAATGGCTGTTTGCCGGGGTAAAATACGCCGGGGCAGCGTATCTGCTCTGGCTGGGCATCAAAACCTGGCGGGCCGAGCCCCAGGCGCTGGATGAAAGCAGCGACACTCTGACCGGCAGCGGCTGGACCGGGTTTCGCACCGGGTTTCTGGTGGCCATGAGCAACCCGAAAGCCATTGTGTTTTTTACCGCGCTGTTCCCCCAGTTCATGGACCCCAATACAGCGCAAGGCCCGCAGCTGCTGGTGCTGGCCGCCACCTTCTTTGTGGTGGAAACCAGCTGGCAATGCGCCTATGCCGCCGGCGGGGCCAAGCTAAAAACCTGGCTGAACACCCCGCGCCGGCTGCGCCTGATGAACCGTGTAGCGGGCGGTTCGTTTGTAGCTGCCGGTCTGGCCTTGTCCAGCGCCAGCCGCCAGTAAGAGCGGCGAACAAACCCCTCCTGGCGTGGTGGCACGACCTTGCCGTTGTCTGCGGTCGCGCCCCTGGCCAGGATCGTTGCGCTGAGTTTTGTGAGCGGCTCTAGCCCACGCCCCACAAGCCGGCACCAAGCCCGGATTTTTACCGTGCGGCGCACCGCCGCACCGATCATGTTTTTGGAGAGACACCCATGGCACTCGTTTCAATGCGCCAACTGCTCGATCACGCAGCAGAATTCAGCTACGGCCTGCCGGCCTTCAATGTGAACAACCTGGAACAAATGCGCGCCATCATGGAAGCCGCCGACAAGTGCGATGCCCCGGTGATCGTGCAAGCTTCGGCTGGCGCGCGCAAATATGCCGGCGCGCCGTTTCTGCGCCACCTGATCCTGGCCGCCGTCGAAGAGTTTCCGCATATCCCGGTGGTGATGCACCAGGACCACGGTACCAGCCCGGATGTCTGTCAGCGTTCCATCCAGCTGGGTTTCAGCTCGGTGATGATGGACGGCTCGCTGAAATCCGACGGCAAGACCCCGGCAGACTACGCCTACAACGTGGACGTGACCCGTACCGTGGTGAATTTCTCCCACGCCTGCGGCGTGTCGGTTGAAGGTGAAATCGGCTGCCTGGGCAGCCTGGAAACCGGCATGGCCGGCGAAGAAGACGGCGTAGGTGCCGAAGGCGTGCTGGACCACAGCCAGCTGCTGACCGACCCGGAAGAAGCTGCCCAGTTTGTGAAGGATACCGGCGTGGACGCGCTGGCCATCGCCATTGGCACCAGCCATGGCGCGTACAAATTCAGCAAGAAGCCCACCGGCGACGTATTGCGCATCGACCGCATCAAGGAAATCCACGCCCGCATCCCCAACACCCATCTGGTGATGCACGGCAGCTCCAGCGTGCCGCAAGAGTGGCTGGCCATCATCAATGAGTTTGGCGGTGACCTGGGCGAAACCTACGGCGTGCCGGTGGAAGAAATTGTTGAAGGCATCAAGCACGGCGTGCGCAAGGTGAACATCGACACCGACCTGCGCCTGGCCAGCACCGGTGCCATCCGCCGCTTCATGGCCCAACACCCGGCAGAATTCGACCCGCGCAAATACCTG
Protein-coding regions in this window:
- a CDS encoding TolC family outer membrane protein gives rise to the protein MRLRKLTTLVTLALCLNPAVPASALGFMEAYRAALQNDPTYQAAISENEAGQQNSALGRAGLLPQISASGSRFKVRGDREYPVQTVLGPTEVKDRLDYRSNSKTVQLRQSVFNLANVSNFRQGRARAAYSSEVFRAKQQDLAMRLSSAYFQALLSQHGIDLAEAKLQSIGERLKTAEIQYKSGDGTVTDVDEARARRDLASAQLIEARNQLTVAIRSLQELVGERPVSLATLKADFAQQLRPEPDTLDAWLDRALETSADIAAQRRALEVAEREVDKNRAGHLPTVDFVASYNRSLSDSVTSINQEYRTRQVGIQVNIPIFSGGYTNALTTQAVANRERVRSELEATVNKTHIEVTKQYSGVISGLAKVQALELAVKSSERALESTKMGFTAGMRTNVDILNAEEQVYTSRRDLAEAKYLYLLSRLRLKTAAGMLSEVDMGEIDSYFGVEKPLRDPKLVQKRRNNVS
- the rfbC gene encoding dTDP-4-dehydrorhamnose 3,5-epimerase is translated as MHVIDTPLHGVKLIEPRVFGDERGFFYESYNARAFAEAIGHSVTFVQDNHSRSGSNVLRGLHYQIQHAQGKLVRVAHGEVFDVAVDLRAGSPSFGQWTGQYLSAANKRQMWVPAGFAHGFLVVSEFAELLYKTTDFYMPEHERCIAWDDPTLNIQWPLPEGIAPIVSAKDRIGLALADAEVFA
- the rfbD gene encoding dTDP-4-dehydrorhamnose reductase: MKKPILLTGHRGQLGHELLRSLSVLGPVLTAERSQLDLTNPDSMTRWIREHRPGLIINAAAYTAVDKAETDVELAWAVNARAPRILAEEAARLGAGLVHYSTDYVFAGDASAPYREADPTAPLNVYGTSKLAGEQAIAAIGAPHLILRTSWVYGHHGQNFVRTILRLAAECTTLRVVNDQVGAPTSSRFLADCTLALLNQDWRAQGGLYHLTPSGHTSWHGFACAIVDAARQRGQPLLLSADAIEAIPSTDYPTPARRPANSRLDTQAIQQAFGLHLPDWHTVFARHMAY
- a CDS encoding Rpn family recombination-promoting nuclease/putative transposase, translated to MAHLHDSGYKYLFSHAELVQELLEAFAPPGVSALLDYTTLRLENGNYVTPAMKPRADDLVWSVELQGRRIYLYLLLEFQSTPDDTMPARMLQYVAALYDHLLRSKAVNTAEGLPPVLPIVLYNGDARWRQSSELYDLIRVHPQVLKAFQPRLKFWLLDEGAFPAAELEDMQRVVAAIFRFEHTPDSAAAKQAIRCLAQAIAHSPFKQRIDRVVTRWIKHRLQRKMPGLAVPDAEELTKGMEMLETNIDRWEAQAIAKGMEQGILQGMQQGIQQGMQQGEALLLQRQLTRRFGALSATQLASIAAATPAQLETWGDRVLEAKSLDEVFGDTRH
- the tkt gene encoding transketolase: MVSRSDLANAIRVLSMDAVQKANSGHPGMPMGMADIAESLWRHHLKHSPANPGWFDRDRFVLSNGHGSMLLYSLLHLSGYDLSIDDLKAFRQWHSKTPGHPEYGYAPGVETTTGPLGQGITNAVGMALAEKILADEFNRDGHAIVDHHTWVFLGDGCLMEGISHEACSLAGTWGLGKLIAFYDDNGISIDGDVEGWFTDDTVKRFEAYGWQVIPAIDGHDFAALDAAIASAKADTTRPTLICCRTKIGKGAPNKEGGHDVHGAPLGDAEIAATRAHLNWPYAPFEIPADIASAWNAREAGTAREAEWDSRFAAYRAAFPAEAAEFERRMRGELPANWAAHAAAAIEKINAKGETIATRKASQNAIEAFAPALPELLGGSADLASSNLTLWSGSKGVSREHGGNYVYYGVREFGMAAIMNGATLHGGFKPYGATFLMFSEYARNALRMAALMKINPIFVFTHDSIGLGEDGPTHQPVEQIATLRLIPNMDTWRPADTVESAVAWQAAIERQDGPSTLIFSRQNLPFIARSAGQIADIRRGGYVLSDADQPRAVLIATGSEVELALKAQAQLAAEGIAVRVVSMPSTNVFDRQDKAYIASVLPVGVPRVAVEAGVTDIWRKYVGLEGAVVGIDHFGESAPAKKLFEAFGFTADNVAQTVKSVL
- the gap gene encoding type I glyceraldehyde-3-phosphate dehydrogenase — protein: MSIRIAINGYGRIGRQVLRAIYENNLRSEFEVVAVNASGDLATNAHLTQFDTVHGRFNAQISHDDKNLVVNGDVIPFFSTRNPAELPWAALKVDLVLECTGAFTSKEKCQAHITAGAKKVLISAPGGDDVDATIVYGVNHNVLTADMTVVSNASCTTNCLAPVAKALNDGLGIVKGLMTTIHAFTNDQVLTDVRHKDLRRARSATQNMIPTKTGAAKAVGLVLPEMNGKLDGFAVRVPTINVSLVDLTFEAARTTTVAEVNAIVKAAAEGPMKGVLGYNVLPLVSMDFNHTPEASHFDSTLTKVSNGNMVKVLAWYDNEWGFSCQMLNTARAMFAA
- a CDS encoding phosphoglycerate kinase produces the protein MKFKKLTDQTLAGQRVLIRVDMNVPVKNGVIGDDTRIRASLASIQHALYNGAAVILMTHLGRPTEGEPKPEDSLAPVAARLGELLGKTVPVVADWQAGLTLNAGDVVMLENVRLNKGEKKNNQDLGRAYASLCDVFVNDAFGTAHRAEASTHAVAQFAPLACAGILLAAELEALGKALEAPARPLVAIVAGSKVSTKLTILESLADKVDQLIVGGGIANTFLLAEGKAIGKSLAEAELVGEAQKVMAKIKAHGGVVPLPIDVVVAPEFSENADDTLKPVSEVTKEDMILDIGPQSAQVLADIIAKAGTVVWNGPVGVFEFDQFASGTQTLAKAIADSPAFSIAGGGDTLAAIAKFGVTDKISYISTGGGAFLEFLEGKELPAVAILADRA
- a CDS encoding SgcJ/EcaC family oxidoreductase, which codes for MIRFARSLAVAVAAAALSSACVNVSVNPGHMAAQVSSSASKVTPIATEAEIAALFDRWNASLATGNPDDVAANYAVDAILLPTVSNKVRHNHAEIRDYFVHFLEKKPRGVILERNIRFPANHVAIDSGTYAFDTTSGRVPARYTFVYRKTGKEWLIVEHHSSAMPEKPGSKSH
- a CDS encoding LysE family translocator produces the protein MTLSTWLIYLATVLVVSATPGPNMLLAMTHGIRYGLRRTLPTLLGLLLALALIMTASAAGLGALLATSEWLFAGVKYAGAAYLLWLGIKTWRAEPQALDESSDTLTGSGWTGFRTGFLVAMSNPKAIVFFTALFPQFMDPNTAQGPQLLVLAATFFVVETSWQCAYAAGGAKLKTWLNTPRRLRLMNRVAGGSFVAAGLALSSASRQ
- the fba gene encoding class II fructose-bisphosphate aldolase (catalyzes the reversible aldol condensation of dihydroxyacetonephosphate and glyceraldehyde 3-phosphate in the Calvin cycle, glycolysis, and/or gluconeogenesis), giving the protein MALVSMRQLLDHAAEFSYGLPAFNVNNLEQMRAIMEAADKCDAPVIVQASAGARKYAGAPFLRHLILAAVEEFPHIPVVMHQDHGTSPDVCQRSIQLGFSSVMMDGSLKSDGKTPADYAYNVDVTRTVVNFSHACGVSVEGEIGCLGSLETGMAGEEDGVGAEGVLDHSQLLTDPEEAAQFVKDTGVDALAIAIGTSHGAYKFSKKPTGDVLRIDRIKEIHARIPNTHLVMHGSSSVPQEWLAIINEFGGDLGETYGVPVEEIVEGIKHGVRKVNIDTDLRLASTGAIRRFMAQHPAEFDPRKYLAASTLAMRDIVIARYEAFGSAGMASKIKPVSLDAMANKYLKGELAQIVK